The Geminocystis sp. NIES-3708 genomic sequence GTTAGGGCTTTGAAGGAAAATCGCCATATTCAAAATGTGGAAAATAGTATTATTGCACCTAATGGTAATATAAGTTGGATAAGTATTAGTGTTGCCCCTATTCCCATCGAAAATTATGGGGTTGCTATTACTTACATTGATATAACAAAGAGAAAAAAAGCTGAAAAAATTTTACAACATCAATTTAATCAACTTACCCTGTTAAGAAAAATCACTGACAAAATTAGACAAAGTTTAGACACAGAAACTATTATTCAATCCGCCGTAACAGAGATTGGTAAAACATATAAAGTTGATCGTGCCAACATTTACACTTATATTCAAGAAGAAAATAATATCAGAATTATTTGTGTAGCAGAATATCTCAATGGTAATTATCCCTCTATATTGGGGAGTGAAATATCCCTAACCAATAATTTGTATATGCAAACTCTGATTAAGAAAGAGGGAGCAATACCTGTTAATGATGTTGATAATAATGAATTATTAAAATTTGTTCTACCTTTTATTAAATCCTTACAGATAAAATCTTTATTGGGAATAGGAACATTTTATCAAGGGGCAGTCAATGGACTTATCGGGCTACATTATTGCGATGATTATCATTACTGGACACAAAACGAAGTACAACTACTGGAATCTTTAGCAGGGCAACTAGGAATTGCCATCGCACATTCTCAACTATTACAGCAAGAACAACAACGATTACAGGAACTAGCACAAAAAAATATTGATTTACAAAAAGCCCAACAAATTGCAGAAGCGGCGACTCAAGCTAAGAGTGAATTTTTAGCGAATATGAGTCATGAAATTCGCACTCCCATGAATGGTGTTTTGGGCATGACGCAACTACTAGCAATGACAAATCTTGATGATGAACAACAGGATATTGTCAAAACCATTCAAGATAGTGGCAATGCACTTTTAACTATTATCAACGATATTTTAGATTTTTCCAAAATTGAATCAGGAAAACTAGATTTAGAAGAACGTCCTTTTAATTTATCACATTTAATTAAGTCGATCTCTGACTTAATGTATCATAGTACTTCTAGTAAAAATATCAATCTCCAATATTTTGTTCATCCTGATATTCCCGACAATTTCATCGGCGATGTTTCCCGTTTACGTCAAATTTTGTTGAATATTATCGGTAATGCTATTAAATTTACCTCTGAAGGGGAGATTTTTATTGGGGTAGAAAAAAGCAAAGAAACAATAACCACAAAAAAATTATCAGATCAATTTAATTTGATAGTCAGTATTCGAGATACAGGTATTGGCATAGATGGCGATCGCATTAAATTATTATTTCAACCTTTCAGTCAAGGAGATGCTTCCATCAGCCGTAAATATGGGGGTACAGGCTTAGGATTAGCTATCAGTAAAAGTTTAATCAATCTTCTGGGCGGTCAAATTTGGGTAGAAAGTAGAGAAAATTTCGGAGGTAATCCTCCTGAAGATTGGACGTTAAATTTATGCACTCATCAAGGTACAACATTTTATTTCACCATTAAACTTAAAATTCCTCTGGAAAATGAAATTGAGCTAGAAAAATCATCCTTAAAACTGGAAGAATCATTATCCATCAAACCGTTAAATCTTAAAATACTTCTCGCAGAAGATAATAAAATTAATCAAAAAGTAGCGTGTTTAACCCTCAAAAAACTTGGTTACACCGCCGATATTGCTAATAATGGGAAAGAAGTATTGGAAAAACTAGAAAAACAAGCCTACGATGTGATTTTAATGGATATACAAATGCCTGAAATGGATGGTTTAACGGCTACTCAATTCATCCGTCAATCATCTCTACCTCAACCTTATATCATCGCTTTAACAGCGAATGCTTTAGAAGAAGATCGTCAAAAATGCTTATCTGTGGGGATGAATGATTATCTTAGTAAACCCATTGCCATAGAACAACTGAAAGAATCTATTTGTAAAATAAATTAAACTTAGATCTTATATAAGTACATTGATAGCTAACAGATAAACCTTAGAAAATAAATTTTGATATTACTAAAGTCAACAATTATTATCTTTGCTCATTTCTACTAAAGGAAATAAAAGTGTTGCTCTTTGCCTTACTTTTATCAAAAAACTTTTTCAGCCATCCCTACTTATTACTTATTACTTATTAATACTTTTAAGATTGTTAACCAATCACAGTAAAGGCAACGGCAAAACCTAAAACGGCGGCGAAAACAATTAAAGCATAAAATTGTACCCTACCATTTTCCAGATATTTTAAGCCTTCACCACTAATAATTGTCACCAAACCTGTTAAGTTAACTGCACCATCAACTACTTTATAGTCAACTTCCATAATGGCACGAGCAATTCTACGACATCCTTGCACAAAGACTTTATCGTAAAACTCGTCAAAATACCATTTATTTAAGGAAAGCTCATATAAGGGTTGAATTTTTTCTGCGATCGCTTTGTAATCAATCTTGCCTTGTAAATAACACAAAGAAGCAATGGTGATACCAATTAAAGCGATACCAACGGAATTACCACCCATAATTAAAAACTCATTCAAGTCGAAATGATGAGCAACTTCTACCACTTCATTAGGAGATGCAATAAATTCCTCAAAACGATTATTCCAAGGCATACCCAACAAGCCAACAAATACAGAAGGAATTGCTAACATCATCAAGGGAAATGTCATGGTTAAAGGGGATTCATGAGGTTTTTCGCCATGATGCCCTTCATCACTTGGGCTAACACCTGCGGCTTTTAATAATTCTTCTTGAATTTTGTGATCTTTACCTCGGAAACCTCCTTCAAAGGTCATAAAATACATTCTAAACATATAAAATGCGGTTAAACCTGCTGTTAACCAGCCCACCAACCATAAAGCAGGATTGGCTTCAAATGCTAAACCAAGAATTTCGTCTTTTGACCAAAATCCAGCGAAAGGAGGAATACCACAAATAGCTAAAGTGCCGATGAGGAAGCAAGAAGAAGTAATAGGCATATATTTACGTAAATTTCCCATTAATCGCATATCTTGAGCTAAAACAGGCTCATGTCCCACAACTTCTTCCATGCCATGAATAACTGAACCTGAACATAAGAATAACATAGCCTTGAAGTAAGCGTGAGTCATAAGGTGAAATAATCCAGCACTATATGCCCCAATGCCCATAGCTAATACCATGTAACCTAATTGAGAAACCGTAGAATAAGCCAAGCCTTTCTTAATATCGTTTTGGGTAATGGCGATCGTAGCACCGAGAAAAGCAGTAAAACCACCAGTCCAAGCAATTACTGTCATTACTTCAGGAATCGGCTCAAATACGGGATACATACGAGCGATTAAAAATACACCAGCCGCTACCATTGTTGCCGCATGAATTAAAGCTGAGATAGGAGTGGGACCTTCCATCGCATCAGGCAACCATACATGAAGGGGAAATTGTGCTGATTTTGCCACAGGACCTAAAAAAACCAAAATTGCAAATAATGCCGCTAAACCCCCAGCAACTTGTCCTGAGAAGACCAATTCATGAAGGCGATCGCCCATAGGTATAAAATCAAAAGTACCAG encodes the following:
- a CDS encoding response regulator, which encodes MPKLPKRQKSPQSQSHLGISLKWLLIVPFMVQIVGAVGLVGYLSYKSERDSIEELIIEIHRETTNNVVQYLDNYLATPVLINRINAEAFYEGLLKLDNIPQLERYLFRQLQQFPTVSHIMVGTEAGIFRVANRNPSPSLLRANPVQPNQVYVYKVDEKGNPIGVINTFKAFKLQTRPWYKNAVKAGKPTAIPIFQLSDNTDLSLNSSHPIYDQKTGKLLGVFSAASDLNFFRKFIANLKVGKNGRVFIVDKDGFLIGNSTQYLPFHKIEKNGKIILEKIKAVDSEDYLIQSTSIYINDKFQSFGILSKKIQFDFFTENERHRQFVQVIPYHHNLTKDWFIVVVVPESDFTARIEKNNQQTILLSFLTFVTTTGIGIFTARKITLPVSKISEASKSLAEGELEQFLSEDSMITEIKLLSTSFNEMSKQIQQSFDNVEIALQESEEKYKTLFNTLPIGVSITNSQGKIIESNPASEKILQIPVEEATSQTYDSPQWKIMREDGSPMPSEEYPSVRALKENRHIQNVENSIIAPNGNISWISISVAPIPIENYGVAITYIDITKRKKAEKILQHQFNQLTLLRKITDKIRQSLDTETIIQSAVTEIGKTYKVDRANIYTYIQEENNIRIICVAEYLNGNYPSILGSEISLTNNLYMQTLIKKEGAIPVNDVDNNELLKFVLPFIKSLQIKSLLGIGTFYQGAVNGLIGLHYCDDYHYWTQNEVQLLESLAGQLGIAIAHSQLLQQEQQRLQELAQKNIDLQKAQQIAEAATQAKSEFLANMSHEIRTPMNGVLGMTQLLAMTNLDDEQQDIVKTIQDSGNALLTIINDILDFSKIESGKLDLEERPFNLSHLIKSISDLMYHSTSSKNINLQYFVHPDIPDNFIGDVSRLRQILLNIIGNAIKFTSEGEIFIGVEKSKETITTKKLSDQFNLIVSIRDTGIGIDGDRIKLLFQPFSQGDASISRKYGGTGLGLAISKSLINLLGGQIWVESRENFGGNPPEDWTLNLCTHQGTTFYFTIKLKIPLENEIELEKSSLKLEESLSIKPLNLKILLAEDNKINQKVACLTLKKLGYTADIANNGKEVLEKLEKQAYDVILMDIQMPEMDGLTATQFIRQSSLPQPYIIALTANALEEDRQKCLSVGMNDYLSKPIAIEQLKESICKIN
- a CDS encoding NAD(P)H-quinone oxidoreductase subunit 5 → MDSLKLYEYAWLVPALPLISSMIVGIGLISFNQATNKLRQVNSIFIISTLGVCLTMAIALFWSQWQGHEPYTKMIEWASAGDFSLSMGYTIDHLSSLMLVIVTTVALLVMIYTDGYMAHDAGYVRFYAYLSIFSASMLGLVISPNLVQVYIFWELVGVCSYLLIGFWYDRKPAADACQKAFVVNRVGDFGLLLGMLGLYWATGTFDFIPMGDRLHELVFSGQVAGGLAALFAILVFLGPVAKSAQFPLHVWLPDAMEGPTPISALIHAATMVAAGVFLIARMYPVFEPIPEVMTVIAWTGGFTAFLGATIAITQNDIKKGLAYSTVSQLGYMVLAMGIGAYSAGLFHLMTHAYFKAMLFLCSGSVIHGMEEVVGHEPVLAQDMRLMGNLRKYMPITSSCFLIGTLAICGIPPFAGFWSKDEILGLAFEANPALWLVGWLTAGLTAFYMFRMYFMTFEGGFRGKDHKIQEELLKAAGVSPSDEGHHGEKPHESPLTMTFPLMMLAIPSVFVGLLGMPWNNRFEEFIASPNEVVEVAHHFDLNEFLIMGGNSVGIALIGITIASLCYLQGKIDYKAIAEKIQPLYELSLNKWYFDEFYDKVFVQGCRRIARAIMEVDYKVVDGAVNLTGLVTIISGEGLKYLENGRVQFYALIVFAAVLGFAVAFTVIG